The genome window ATCATAACGCGCAGATGGACTGGTAATTACTTCCACTGCTTTGATGGAATTAGCAGGCATCATGTTCAATGCATCCGCCGCGGACCGCGCCATTTGGCCGGAGTATTTTCCATTGATTAAAATGCGCAAATTGCTATTTCCGCGCATGGTAACATTACCCGCCGCATCGACATTCAATACAGGTGCTTTGCGAAGTACATCGGCCGCGGTGCCACCCTGGTTGCTGATGTCTTTTTCTGCATTATAAACCAGCATCCCCGGCTGCTGCTCCACAAGCGCGCGCGTGCCGGTGACATTCACGGCATTCAGCTGCGTTACTTCGGGTTTGAGATAAATGTTGCCGGCATCGAACACGGGTGATTTTGAGGAAATATTAAATGCTAAGTTTTTTTGGGCATAACCCATGAAGGACAAGTTTAGAAAATAGCTGCCTGCTTTGATATCAGGAGATTTAAACAAACCATTTTCATCAGAATAAGTCAAGGCAACTACCTTTTTCTCACTATCCAGAATTCCAATTGTAGCGAATTCGACAGGCTTCCTGCTGACAGAATCGGTGATGACACCTTTGACCAGGTAAGCCGGTCCATTCTGCGTCTGGGCTTTTAAAATGTTGATGAAGCAAAAAAGAAATGCTGTGAGCAGCAAAAGTTTACGAATCATAATGCAATGGAATTAGGCGCTTGACACGCTTGGTTTTTTTTCGCTTACCCCACCATACAAAAAATCCGGTGACGGGAAGGCTGGCACAAACGAGGCTTGCGATGAAATAGATAATCTTTGTAGGCATATTCCCGATCGCGCCTACATGCAATCCGTAGTTGTTGCGCCTGAGCCAGTCAGCAAATTTCAGGTTGTCGACCTGTACGGCTGACGAGGGAAGCGCTGCGAGCGTGTACTGGTCCAGATAAACGTCCCGCCAGGCACCGCGGTCCATGTCCGTGCAGATGTAAATCGCATCTTTCGGCTCGTCGGGAAAGCCGACAATGATTGCGTCTTTGTTATAAACCGCAATTTCTTCCAACCCTTTCCTGAAAGCCCGGTCGACAGCAGGGATACTATCCGGCGTGATGATCTGCGTCGTATCGGAAAAGCTGCTGATTCTTTTTGCCGGCTCGCTGCCCCCCGACGCCAGCCAGTAAACGCCATCATTGATCCACGCAAAACCCATGATCAGTCCTGTTAATATCAGGATCATCGCCAAAATAAGCGAATAAAACCCCAGCACATTGTGCAGATCATAGTTTACGCGTCTGAATTTAGCTTTCCACTTAATGCTGAACGCCTTTTTCTTTTCGCTTTTCGTCCATTTTTTTGGCCACCACAAAATGAGTCCGGTCACCAGTAAAATGAAGAAAATCAGCGTAGCCCAAGCCACAATCTGATGCCCGACTTCTCCTTCAATCCAAACTCCTACGTGCCCGTCGAGAATAAAGTGAAAGAAATCATCTCCTGCCACAATGGCCTGCACCTCGGCCGTGTACGGGTTAACAAAAACCATCGAATCGGCATCAATCGTCACCTTCGCGGCCTGCTCGTGCCCATAGTACCAGATACTGTGCGTTTCTCGCCCGGGAAGTGCCGTTTTCAACCGCCCGGCAATCTGCGACGGCGGGAGATAGGCTTCATTATTAACCCGCTTCGCATGGGACCACGGGCGGGTCAGCGACTTTAATTCCTGCTCGAAAACCAGCACACAGCCGGTAATGGAGACGATAAAAACGACAATCCCGGAGGCAAGGCCCAGCCACAGATGCAGCCAGGCATTTATTTTTTTAAGCATTACTTCGTCTTTTCCAGCCTGAGTATATAATCAATCCCCCCAACAAACTCCGCCCCCGGTGTCAGCTTTTCGGTAGCAGTGTCGTATTCCCATATGTAATCTTTATCCGCAGCATTTACCGCGATGTAAACCTTGTCATCTTCAAGCACGACGGCATTTACCATACGTTCGCCTTTGTCGGCGGGCAGGTCGAGCTTTTTCAGGAAAGTGCCGTTTTTAGCATCAATGATCGAAAATGAATGTTCGGCGTCAATGCTTTCGCCGGCTACACGGGTGCGGACGATGGCTTTGCCATTGCCGATGTACCACATCGCTGCGCCCATTCCATTGCTGGTTTTGGCTGAAAAATCGAGGTAATAAGAGTTATCGAGCGTGGTTGCACCTTTTTTAATGCGGTATACAGCCGAATGCGATTTGTAATCGTAGTTATAGACCGGATCAGTGATGAAATAAATGTCGCCGCTTTCGTCCTGGAACGATACCGGCGCGTACACAATCGGGCCGCCCGGTACGGAGGAACGGGATTCGAAAATGTTGCTTTCCACCGCCATGTCGGAAGCGTTCACAACAGCTACATTGAAGTTCTGAATACTTTCTACAACCGGCCATTTGGAGAAATCGGAAGTTGCGAAGCTGTAACCTACAAAAATTTTCCCGTCGCGGTATTCAGCAAAACCAATTGCGAAGCCGTCCATCGTTTTGCTTGGGAAAGCCTGGAATGCAAGTTTTCCCAAGGTTACCGACATATCCGCCACTTTGACGATCGCATAACGCGCCTCATTTACCCCAGCCGCATTTTCGCCTGAACCGAAAACGACCAATGTAGCATCGTCGATCCATACAAAAGAGCTCCAATCCAGGTGCGTGAAAGGCACTTCTTTGTCAACTACCAGTGCGCCTTTTTCAACATGATATTTACCAAAACGGCCACTGCCTGCATTAGCATGATAATAAAATCCGTCACGTTGGATAATGTCCTGCGCATACACTTTGCCCGTCATTTCGGCGCCATTGCCTTGCAGGCTGATCTGTCCCGAAGTCAGGGAAGGCACGTCGGCAATGTAGTAGGCTGTGTTCGGCCAGCTGCCTACGCAGACCACTGCCGAATATTTGCCCGACTCTTCCACAGGCGCATTCCCGCCTGGGTCGTCGCTGCAACCGTTTAATACGAACGCGGCCAAAGCCACCATTAATGTTTTTACAGGGAGGTTGAAAAATTTGCTCATTGGATTAGGTTATTGAAAGTTAGTTGGTGTTTTTATTTGAGGAAATAGCGCAGTTTCACCGAAAAGGCGCGGCCCGGTTTCTGCAAACGGAAGTTGTCGAATGCGAGCGCGTCCGTCAGGTTGCGGCACTCACCGGAGATGTTGTAGCGCCCGTTTTTGAATGAATAACTGAGCGTTGCATTGTGCAGCAACTGGTTGGGAATGGTTGATTTTCCATTCACATTGCCGAAAGCCTCCCAGGTCAGGTAAAACCAGTGCACATATTGGGTATACCAGCTGAATTGCAGGCGGGTATCCTTCCCGAACACATTGTTTTTACCAATACTCAGGTTAGCATTGCCAAATAGCCAGGGTTGGTTTGGGATCTTGTTTTTGTAAGTGGCTTCCGGCGTAGTCGATTCGGTGCTGCCGAACCGGGTCATATTCACCGCACTCTGATAAGTCGCATTAATATTAAACGAAAGCAGGTCGCCGTAATCGTAGCGTGCCTCCGCTTCAAAGCCGGTCACACGTACGCTGGATTTGTTCTCGTTCTTTAACGCTTTGGAACGCTGGTCGGGTACCGCGAAAATGAAGTCCTGCGCATTGCGGTAGAAAGTAGCAGCTTCCACAAAAAAGCGGTGTTTATTTAACCTAAAACCATAATATCCGCCCAGGTTCGCATTGTAGCTGCTTTCTGGTTTCAAGTCGGGGTTTGGATTGATATTCAGGCCGTCACCGAAAACCTCCTCCACTTCTTGTAAACGGTAGGCCCGCTCAAGCGATATTTTCACGCCCAGATCCGCCAGCAGTTTAAAGCGTGACGCAACCCCGTAACCAAACATGTCAAACTGTGTATTGAAAGATTGATAGGCATTATCGACATACTTTTTCCTTTCCAGTCCCAGTCCGTAATATTTGCTAAAAAAGGTATTTGTTAATCTTTTGTTAAAAAACTCCTGCTGGTAAGCCACGCCCAGGATCTGCTTATTTAGAAAACCGGGCATATCGTCAAACGACGTCTGCAATGCATTGAAGTTCTCATTTTTAAGGTGGTCAAATGTGTAGTTTACATTGAAAGAGTGCTTGTCATTCAACAGGTAACTCACATTGGCGCGCATGAAGCTGCGCGGGCGGATAATGTTCGAAACCGATTTGATCCCGCCCATCTCGCTGGCGCTCTTGACCGTCCAGGCACCATCCCAATAGTATTGCCGGAAAAGTGTGTCGGCGGTAACGAAGCTATCTTTTGACAAAGAGCCAAACAGGCTCAGCTCCAAACCTTTGACGAACAAATCGCTTTTCTTATAACGCAGCGTCGCTGTGGTAGCTTTGCTTTTTCGGGTCACATTGCCGTAGACAATCGCCTGCTCAAAGCCGGTCTGCAAATCCTGCCGGCCTTCGGAATAGCCAATACCCGCGTAGAGCACATCGGCCAAGCGTTTGTTCGAGATACCCACTTCCAGCTGGCCCATCGCCGATTGGTAATGGTCGTGAAAACGGCGCACATCGGCAGTCGTAAATGCTGCGCCCGAAAGGTCGGTGATCTGGTTGCCGACACGCGTGCCGCCTTCCAGTATTTCTACGCCTTTCATTTTGTAATTGTTATCCGAGTAGTTGTAAAAACCGCTGGCTTTCACAGTAATACCCGTCGGCTTGTGCACATACTGGCCACTAGCCGAAGAACGGTGGGTGTTGAAGGAACCATAACTGTGACTCAGATCGAGGTAGTTGCGCTGGTTTTGGTTAGTGATTACATTCACCGCGCCGCCCATCGCATCGGAGCCGAGCTGCACCGGCACCACACCTTTATACACTTCAATGCGTTCGGCCAGATTCACCGGAATGTTGTTCAGCGAAACCGCGCTGCCAAGTATTTCGAGCGGCACACCGTCGATGAAGTATTTGACTGCTTTACCTGAAAGTCCATTAATCGAAAAGTTAAAATTAGAACCCAGCCCACCCTGCTCGCGTATTCTGACACCTGCACTTCGGTTCAGGACCTGGTTCAGGTCGGCAGTAGTATTGGCAAATTGCCGCGTTTCGATCGCATTGACTGTGAACGGTTGTTCTTTTACCTCCTGCACTTCCGTTTTACCGAAAACGCTGACTTCGTTCAGCTCTCGCTGGTTTTCTTTCAGATCAAAATTCAGGTCGGTTTTGCTGCCGGATTTGACGGTTACTTCTTTGGAAAAAAGCATATAACCCAGTGCCGACGCTTCCAGCATATACGTTCCGGACCTGTTAATGGTAAGTTCAAAAAAACCGCTTCCATCGGTCGTTGTCCCGAAAGTGCCGTTTTTCACCGAAACGGTTGCACCGGGAATCGCGTCGCCGTTTTGTGTGCGGACATAGCCGGACAGCTGCGCCGCTTTCTGGGCGATGGCGACATTGGAAATGAAAATGATTGTAATGAGAAGTAGGTAAAGGTTTTTGCAGGAAAGCATGGATGATGGAAATGAGATACCATTCACCTAGTAGCGGCAAAAAGCTTTACCCGAAGGTGCCTTTCGAAAAAAATTAGAATTTATTAAGGATTTAGCGTTTCGAGGCGCAAAATGTAGTCAACCTCGTCGCTGAAATGTAGTCCTTTTTTAAGAGCACCTGTTTCCGGATTATAAATCCAGACGTAATTCCCGCCTTTATTGGGGTTGACGGTAATATAAGCCAATCCATTTTCAACGAGCACACAATTTCGCGCGGTCCCTTTGTCGAGCGGCAGGTTTAGCCTTGTCGTAGTTTGTTTTTCAAGATCAATCACATAAAAATCGAAATGCGGGACGAGCCAGTGGTCTTCCATGCCTTTGAACACACCTTTTCGCTCCGTGCGGACAATTGCTTTTCCATTTCCTAAATACCAGAAACCATAACCATGATTTTGGATTTGCGATGCAGAGAGGTTGAAAAAGTAATCCTTATCAAGCTCGCCCGTCAATTTATTGATGCGGAAAATGCCGGTAGGTTTGAAACGATTGTCCCCCAACGCAATACCGGGACATGCGATAAAATAGAAATCCCCTTTTTCATCATTAAAAAAATGCGATTGCCGGGTGTTGACCCCGCCAGGATAAGTTGAGCGGGTATCCTTAAACGTCCGCACTACTTTCATGTCCGGGTAACTGAGCTGTGAAACGTATAATGTATCGCTTGTTGTATAGCTTTTCAAGTCCGTTTTGTGATACGTGTAGCCGAGATACAAATTACCATTCATGAAATTCGCAAAGCCGATGGACATGGAATTAAATGGCGCCACCGGTTTAGGAAGACTTACAACACTTTGCTGTGCTTTCAGATTATCCAATGTGATTTTTGCAAAGCGTGCCACACCTTTTTTCGTATCATACCCGAAAATGCAAAGCGTGTCACCCTGCCAGGCATAAGTGTCAACGCTCCATTGCCCGGGTAACTGAATGGAGCCGGTTTCTTTGAACTCCTGATTTTCAATTGTGTTGCGTACAAAGCGGGTGTCTTTCCAGTTGAGCCGATAATAGTTGTTTTCGCGGACGATCAAATCATAAAAAATACGCGGCGGGATTACTTTTGTGCCTGACTTCTCAGGATTGAGCATCTCCCCGGACATGATTGTGTCGGTCTGAACAATGTATTCGGAACCGTCTTTCATCATCAGGTAAAGGCTGTATTTTTTTCTTAAAGAATTGTCGCCTGAACCGTCACAACCAGAAAGCCAGAAAGCCGAAAAGAGCGCGAATGTAAATAAACATTTCAAAAAACTTTCCTTCATACGCTTTTAGATATCGAACTGCGACATAAGCTGGCGCTGCATCAAAGGCGGCAGGCCGGTAAGGGAAGTTTCAGGCAAGATGACCACCTCGCCGGGCTGCGATGCGCTGCCGTAGTTCAGCGCGATGTACTGAAGCCCCTTTTTCAGAACCATTTTGCCGCGTTTCGCATCAGGCCGCGCGCAGCTGCCATGGATCGTGAGCTCAATGTCGCGTTTGGGGTTGATCAAAACCGCTCCGCAAAAATCAAATTGTCCGGTTTCATTGTTGATCTCAACATTGCTTTTCGGGCCGATGGAGATAGAATAGGCACGCTCGTGCAGGTCCTGGTTGAAAATTTCAGACCTATTGTTAACAACGATGACATTTTGGTGTGCAGAGCGGTTTTTTGTAAAAATAGTCAGCGCGGCAGCAATAGTCACAAGTAAAACGGCAGCAACCTGACGCCAAAGCGGTTTGAAAAAACTTGTAAAAGGGGACTGTTTGGGTTGTGGCAGCGAAGCGGAAATATCTGCCCACATATCATCCTGTATCTTGAATTTGCTTTCACCGGAAGGAAGCGGGGCGATTTCAGAGACACCCTCCTCATCGTCTTCCAGCCATTTCTCCACAGCCTGCTCCTCCTCAGGCGTGCACAGCCCCTGGTGATATCTTTCAATTACTTCCTTTGTAATGTTCATGGTGCACTTTTACCAAATATTGCTTTTGGTAAAAGTAGCATAAATAACCTTTAACCGTAAGTATCGGCAGGAATCTATGCCAGGTATTCGGTCAGATTGGCCTTGAGGGTAGAGAGCGCGCGGGTAATGTGATACTCCACTGCGCGCTCTGATATCAGCAGCGATTGCGAAATTTCTCTATTGGAAAGACCCTGTTCCCGGCTCAATTTAAATACTTTCCGGCACTGATTGGGCAGCGTATCAACAAGTCCGGAGACCTTTTCTTTGAGACTGTTGTACATCACATCGTTTTCCGTACAATGCGCCGAGCCGCATTCCAGCATGCGAATGTGCTGAATGTGTTCGCGGCGCACCTTTGTGTTTCTCAGATGCTCGAATACCTTCAACTTGGCAGCGCGAAGCAGATATCGTTCCACCGATACTGTAATTTCAAGCTCCTGGCGGCGCTCCCAGAGTGATTTAAAAATTTCCTGCACCATTCCCTTCGCCACTTCTACATCTTGCAGGTTATTATAACAAACCGCAAACACCCTTTCCCAATGGAGCTGATATAGCTCTTTGAAAGTTATTTCGTCAATGCGAATGGTTTGAAGCTGCACTAAAAAGGGCTATTTAAGTCTGCAATTGCGCAAATATAATAACCTTCTTGTATTATGTGGAATAATTCTAAATAAATTCTTTGCCGTGTTCCCTTAAGCTTCCCTCATTGCCCTGCCCTGTTGACTAACTAATAAGGCCCATTCAATCAATGCCTTAAAATCCCTCACAAGAGCACTGTATGTTTGAACTAACACAATCGTCGGCCCGGGCGCGACCAGTGCCAGTATGCTCCGGTAAGTTCAAGTTTAAAATTCATAAGGGATACTTAAATGCGCGAGATCATGAGAAATAAATGGAGCATTTCAATTATTAAACTGACTGTATTTGCGGTCAAGCGGCTGCATGGCAGCGCTGCGATTTTCATTATGGCATTATTACTGTTACAGATTACTACGGTTCATGCGCAAAAACCCCCACGCATACCGTTGCCTTTTATCACTACCTGGCAAACAACCACGCGGGAAAACCCGACTTCCAAACACATTATCTTTCCAGGCTGGGGCCGGAACTATACGATATTCTGGACCGGCCGTGTCGGCGGACGAACGGTGTATGGCCAATTAGCGGGGAATGGTGCAACTAGAATAGACTTTCCTGCACCGGGCACTTACCAGGTCCGGGTGGGTCCTGGCAGCGGCACCTTCTATCGGTTCATGATGCATGAAAGTGAAAGGACTAAACTCCTTCGGGTGGATCAGTGGGGAAGTGTGGTCTGGTCATCTATGGGCTCGGCTTTCAAAAATTGCCACAATATGGACGTCGTGGCAACCGACATCCCGGACCTTTCGCAGGTGATTGATATGAGTAGCATGTTCGAAGCCTGTCTCGTTCTTACCGGCAATGCGCGTTTTAACGACTGGAATACTGCCAATGTGAAAACAATGAAGGGTTTATTTAATACTGCGAAGCTATTTAACCAGCCTATTTCGAATTGGAATACAGGCAATGTTACCGATATGAGCAATATGTTTCAGTTTGCCTGGAGATTCAATAAGCCAATAGGAAACTGGAACACCGGAAAAGTTATCAATATGTCCTACATGTTTGCTTACACCAATGCTTTTGATCAGCCCATTGGAAACTGGAATACAGCAAATGTTACCAATATGTCGCACATGTTTGAAAGTGCGCAGGCTTTCAACCAACCCATTGGAAATTGGAATACAGCAAATGCGCTGGATATCAATAATATGTTTTCTTCTACGAAGCTGTTCAACCAGCCGATTAACAGCTGGAATACCTCAAAGATAACAGACATGCATTCCCTGTTTTATTTTGCCATGGCATTTAACCAGCCCATGGGCAGTTGGGATACAGGTAACGTGACCAACATGACAGCCATGTTTTGCTATAATCACGTGTTTAACCAGCCCATTGGAAACTGGAATACCCGAAATGTTACAGATATGAACCTGATGTTTTCTATGGCGTCCGCATTCAATCAGCCCATTGGAGGATGGGATACGGGGAAAGTAACTAATATGCGTTCCATGTTTTACGGAAATAAGGTTTTTAATCAACCGTTAGGAAACTGGAATACGGCTGCTGTTACAAACATGGCCTATATGTTTTATGGTAACGCGTCCTTTAATCAATCTCTGGAAAATTGGAATACATCCCGTGTTGCAGATATGTCAAATATGTTTGATCATGCCACTTCCTTTAATCAACCGGTAAAGAACTGGAATACGGCTGCCGTTACCAGTATGGCCTATATGTTTCGTAGTGCATTCGCCTTTGATCAACATTTGGGAAACTGGCAGGTTGGTAATGTCCAAAGCATGTACATGATGCTGGATTCCACCGATATGTCAAAGGATAACTATGATCAGATGTTTATCAATTGGGAACGTCAGACATTGCAGCCCCGCGTGGTTCTCGGTGCAACTACGCTCACGTATTGCAAAGGCTCCACATTTCGTAATCTGATTGTTTACCGGTATGGTTGGGTGATACTTGGAGACAAAAAGGACTGTTCGGATTGTTCAGGATGTCGTACAGAATCCGGTGATGTGGCAGCAATTTCCAACGAGCAAGATCTTGACGAATTCTCAAAATCTGAGATAATAACCGATGCGGATTTCGTCTATCCTAACCCTGCCTCAGACAAACTTTATATTAAAAATAACAGCGGCACTATCCATTCGCTGAGCATTACGGACGTAACTGGCCGTACCATGTTGAAAAAAAGCACTACAAACAATAATCTCAGTGGAGAGGAAATTTCGACGACTCACTTACCATCCGGCGTTTACCTGATCACAATGTTTCAAAAAAATGGTTCTTCCAAAAGCCAGAAAATTATCATTCGGAAATGACTTGCCTTATCACTCATCACCAGGGGCAGATTGTTGGCCCGGCACCTGGAAAAGAAGAATTTCCTATGTAACAATGCAGTGAAAAAATGTTATGGAGAGCGA of Dyadobacter chenhuakuii contains these proteins:
- a CDS encoding DUF4374 domain-containing protein codes for the protein MKESFLKCLFTFALFSAFWLSGCDGSGDNSLRKKYSLYLMMKDGSEYIVQTDTIMSGEMLNPEKSGTKVIPPRIFYDLIVRENNYYRLNWKDTRFVRNTIENQEFKETGSIQLPGQWSVDTYAWQGDTLCIFGYDTKKGVARFAKITLDNLKAQQSVVSLPKPVAPFNSMSIGFANFMNGNLYLGYTYHKTDLKSYTTSDTLYVSQLSYPDMKVVRTFKDTRSTYPGGVNTRQSHFFNDEKGDFYFIACPGIALGDNRFKPTGIFRINKLTGELDKDYFFNLSASQIQNHGYGFWYLGNGKAIVRTERKGVFKGMEDHWLVPHFDFYVIDLEKQTTTRLNLPLDKGTARNCVLVENGLAYITVNPNKGGNYVWIYNPETGALKKGLHFSDEVDYILRLETLNP
- a CDS encoding RNA polymerase sigma-70 factor, with the translated sequence MQLQTIRIDEITFKELYQLHWERVFAVCYNNLQDVEVAKGMVQEIFKSLWERRQELEITVSVERYLLRAAKLKVFEHLRNTKVRREHIQHIRMLECGSAHCTENDVMYNSLKEKVSGLVDTLPNQCRKVFKLSREQGLSNREISQSLLISERAVEYHITRALSTLKANLTEYLA
- a CDS encoding DUF4374 domain-containing protein is translated as MSKFFNLPVKTLMVALAAFVLNGCSDDPGGNAPVEESGKYSAVVCVGSWPNTAYYIADVPSLTSGQISLQGNGAEMTGKVYAQDIIQRDGFYYHANAGSGRFGKYHVEKGALVVDKEVPFTHLDWSSFVWIDDATLVVFGSGENAAGVNEARYAIVKVADMSVTLGKLAFQAFPSKTMDGFAIGFAEYRDGKIFVGYSFATSDFSKWPVVESIQNFNVAVVNASDMAVESNIFESRSSVPGGPIVYAPVSFQDESGDIYFITDPVYNYDYKSHSAVYRIKKGATTLDNSYYLDFSAKTSNGMGAAMWYIGNGKAIVRTRVAGESIDAEHSFSIIDAKNGTFLKKLDLPADKGERMVNAVVLEDDKVYIAVNAADKDYIWEYDTATEKLTPGAEFVGGIDYILRLEKTK
- a CDS encoding BspA family leucine-rich repeat surface protein; this translates as MRNKWSISIIKLTVFAVKRLHGSAAIFIMALLLLQITTVHAQKPPRIPLPFITTWQTTTRENPTSKHIIFPGWGRNYTIFWTGRVGGRTVYGQLAGNGATRIDFPAPGTYQVRVGPGSGTFYRFMMHESERTKLLRVDQWGSVVWSSMGSAFKNCHNMDVVATDIPDLSQVIDMSSMFEACLVLTGNARFNDWNTANVKTMKGLFNTAKLFNQPISNWNTGNVTDMSNMFQFAWRFNKPIGNWNTGKVINMSYMFAYTNAFDQPIGNWNTANVTNMSHMFESAQAFNQPIGNWNTANALDINNMFSSTKLFNQPINSWNTSKITDMHSLFYFAMAFNQPMGSWDTGNVTNMTAMFCYNHVFNQPIGNWNTRNVTDMNLMFSMASAFNQPIGGWDTGKVTNMRSMFYGNKVFNQPLGNWNTAAVTNMAYMFYGNASFNQSLENWNTSRVADMSNMFDHATSFNQPVKNWNTAAVTSMAYMFRSAFAFDQHLGNWQVGNVQSMYMMLDSTDMSKDNYDQMFINWERQTLQPRVVLGATTLTYCKGSTFRNLIVYRYGWVILGDKKDCSDCSGCRTESGDVAAISNEQDLDEFSKSEIITDADFVYPNPASDKLYIKNNSGTIHSLSITDVTGRTMLKKSTTNNNLSGEEISTTHLPSGVYLITMFQKNGSSKSQKIIIRK
- a CDS encoding TonB-dependent receptor, with amino-acid sequence MLSCKNLYLLLITIIFISNVAIAQKAAQLSGYVRTQNGDAIPGATVSVKNGTFGTTTDGSGFFELTINRSGTYMLEASALGYMLFSKEVTVKSGSKTDLNFDLKENQRELNEVSVFGKTEVQEVKEQPFTVNAIETRQFANTTADLNQVLNRSAGVRIREQGGLGSNFNFSINGLSGKAVKYFIDGVPLEILGSAVSLNNIPVNLAERIEVYKGVVPVQLGSDAMGGAVNVITNQNQRNYLDLSHSYGSFNTHRSSASGQYVHKPTGITVKASGFYNYSDNNYKMKGVEILEGGTRVGNQITDLSGAAFTTADVRRFHDHYQSAMGQLEVGISNKRLADVLYAGIGYSEGRQDLQTGFEQAIVYGNVTRKSKATTATLRYKKSDLFVKGLELSLFGSLSKDSFVTADTLFRQYYWDGAWTVKSASEMGGIKSVSNIIRPRSFMRANVSYLLNDKHSFNVNYTFDHLKNENFNALQTSFDDMPGFLNKQILGVAYQQEFFNKRLTNTFFSKYYGLGLERKKYVDNAYQSFNTQFDMFGYGVASRFKLLADLGVKISLERAYRLQEVEEVFGDGLNINPNPDLKPESSYNANLGGYYGFRLNKHRFFVEAATFYRNAQDFIFAVPDQRSKALKNENKSSVRVTGFEAEARYDYGDLLSFNINATYQSAVNMTRFGSTESTTPEATYKNKIPNQPWLFGNANLSIGKNNVFGKDTRLQFSWYTQYVHWFYLTWEAFGNVNGKSTIPNQLLHNATLSYSFKNGRYNISGECRNLTDALAFDNFRLQKPGRAFSVKLRYFLK
- a CDS encoding PepSY-associated TM helix domain-containing protein, producing MLKKINAWLHLWLGLASGIVVFIVSITGCVLVFEQELKSLTRPWSHAKRVNNEAYLPPSQIAGRLKTALPGRETHSIWYYGHEQAAKVTIDADSMVFVNPYTAEVQAIVAGDDFFHFILDGHVGVWIEGEVGHQIVAWATLIFFILLVTGLILWWPKKWTKSEKKKAFSIKWKAKFRRVNYDLHNVLGFYSLILAMILILTGLIMGFAWINDGVYWLASGGSEPAKRISSFSDTTQIITPDSIPAVDRAFRKGLEEIAVYNKDAIIVGFPDEPKDAIYICTDMDRGAWRDVYLDQYTLAALPSSAVQVDNLKFADWLRRNNYGLHVGAIGNMPTKIIYFIASLVCASLPVTGFFVWWGKRKKTKRVKRLIPLHYDS